Proteins found in one Sardina pilchardus chromosome 3, fSarPil1.1, whole genome shotgun sequence genomic segment:
- the gra gene encoding uncharacterized protein C8orf88 homolog, producing the protein MEVSRRRMKHLEPARPLRRLNEDQPRFADLESFASQATSFNRIEVEQFYEILQVHSKNLVAKKERISYSREFLLQFASTPLAKRRPEFLPQHPVVLDKARLPDVHDVLQRTNLRTCAGKEDL; encoded by the exons atggaagtgTCAAGGAGGCGAATGAAACACCTTGAGCCAGCCAGGCCACTTCGTCGACTGAATGAAG ATCAACCCAGATTTGCTGACCTTGAGTCATTTGCATCACAGGCCACCTCA TTCAATCGAATTGAAGTGGAGCAGTTTTATGAAATTCTTCAAGTACACAGCAAAAATCTTGTTGCGAAGAAAG AAAGGATATCCTACAGCAGGGAATTTCTCCTACAATTTGCCAGCACACCCCTGGCTAAAAGAAGGCCAGAATTTTTACCTCAACACCCGGTTGTTTTAGACAAGGCG AGGCTCCCTGATGTCCATGATGTATTGCAGAGAACGAACCTTCGGACATGTGCTGGAAAAGAGGACCTCTAA